In Nyctibius grandis isolate bNycGra1 chromosome 34 unlocalized genomic scaffold, bNycGra1.pri SUPER_34_unloc_4, whole genome shotgun sequence, one genomic interval encodes:
- the LOC137677076 gene encoding olfactory receptor 14A16-like, which produces MSNSSSITEFLLLAFAETRKLQLLHFWLFLGIYLAALLGNGLIVTTVACDHHLHTPMYFFLLNLSLLDLGSISTTVPKAMANSLWDTGTISYAGCAAQVFFFFFFMSAEYFLLTVMAYDRYIAICKPLHYGTFLSSRACVHMAAAAWGSGFLYAVLHTANTFSLPLCQGNVVDQFFCEIPQILKLSCSHSYRREVGLIVVSIFVEIMCFVFIVVSYVQIFRAVLRIPSEQGRHKAFSTCLPHLAVVFLFVSTASFSYLKPPSISSPSLDLVVVVLYSVVPPAVNPLIYSMRNQELKDTLKKLIQSAVCQQH; this is translated from the coding sequence atgtccaacagcagctccatcaccgagttcctcctcctggcattcGCAGAAACACGGAAGCTGCAGCTtttgcacttctggctcttcctgggcatctactTGGCTGCGCTCCTGGGAAATGGCCTTATCGTCACCACTGTAGCCTGTGACCACcacctccacacccccatgtacttcttcctcctcaatcTCTCCCTCCTTGACCTGGGCTCCATCTCTACCACTGTCCCCAAAGCCATGGCCAATTCCCTCTGGGACACCGGGACAATTTCCTATGCAGGATGTGCTGCacaggtctttttctttttcttttttatgtcagcagagtattttcttctcacagtcatggcctatgaccgctacattgccatctgcaaacccctgcactatgggaccttcctgagcagcagagcttgtgtccacatggcagcagctgcctggggcagtggTTTCCTCTATGCTGTTCTGCACActgccaatacattttcactaccaCTCTGCCAAGGCAATGTCgtggaccagttcttctgtgaaatcccccagatcctcaagctctcctgctcacactcCTACCGCAGGGAAGTTGGGCTTATTGTGGTTAGTATCTTTGTGGAAattatgtgttttgttttcattgtggtgtcctatgtgcagatcttcagggctgtgctgaggatcccctctgagcaaggacggcacaaagccttttccacctGCCTTCCTCACCTGGCTGTGGTCTTCCTGTTTGTTAGCACGGCATCATTCTCCTACCTGAAGCCCCCCTCTatctcttccccatcccttgATCTTGTGGTGGTAGTTCTGTACTCagtggtgcctccagcagtgaaccctcttatctacagcatgaggaaccagGAGCTTAAAGACACATTGAAGAAGCTGATCCAATCAGCTGTCTGTCAGCAGCATTAA